One genomic region from Anabaena sp. PCC 7108 encodes:
- a CDS encoding non-ribosomal peptide synthetase, translating into MNLKQFVAELALAGVKLWVEGDQLRVRAPKEVLTPEVRNLLALYKAELVKLLQKKSNASDTSIPQIPVSLRRNLPLSFAQEGLWFLSQLEPNNPFYNVPLALRLQGSLNVVALEKSLNKIIQRHEALRTNFTTVEGQPVQIIAESLTLSVQVLDLSELPYREREIAWGLKARAQVQQPFDLSSSGLIKASVLKLTQTEHILLLTIHHIVWDAPSEGVLVRELAAFYTAYCNDLSLELPELPIQYADFAVWQRQWLQRDVLESQLAYWKQKLAGAPFVLELPTDRVRKATQTFRGACYRQALSKELTEALMILSQRKGVTLFMTLLAAQQTLLYLYTGQTDICVGTPYAGRDRAEIEGLIGFFVNTLVLRTDISGNPSFEELLFRVRKVALGAYAHQDLPFEKLVEQLQSARNLSYTPLYQVRFALHPPMQIDLEDLTVSSVAVETGTAKLDLFVAFVNTDSGLIGTWEYNTDLFDANRIARMAGHFQTLLEGIVANPQQKVSELPLLTERERHQLLVEWNNTTKEYPFDKCIHQLFEEQVTRSPDAIAVVFEGEQLTYQDLNQRANRIAHHLKTLGVEAEVLVGICVERSLEMVVSLLGILKAGGAYVPLDPSYPKERLAFMLQNSQPKVLLTQECLITELPEHTAQVVCLDTDRHLIAQHSEENLNQTATVDNLAYVIYTSGSTGKPKGVQVTHANLCHYAQAMSQALDITAEDVYLHTASIAFSSSVRQLIVPLASGATVKIATSEQRKDPMSLFATIKQHSVTVIDIVPSYWRNCIHTLASLEPGTKQALLDNKLRLIVSASEPLLSDLPTQWTFGFQHKARLINMFGQTETCGIVATYPIPAQQDEPIKIVPIGRPIANTQIYLLDCHMQPVPVGVPGEVHIGGFGLARGYLNRPELTKEKFIPNPFSEEEGSRLYKTGDNARYLPDGNIEFLGRLDRQVKIRGFRIELGEIEAALAQHPEVRETVVLARDDQPDNKRLVAYVVPNHEAPATIELRHFLQHKLPDYMVPVAFVMLSALPLSPNGKVDRRALAAPDTELSNSIGFVPPRDTVEQQLQQIWSEVLKLPTVGVKDNFFTFGGHSLLAVFLMAQISRHFGKNLPIATLFSSPTIEQLASCLRSETHSLPWSPLVAIQSGSEKRPFFFVPGVGGNVIYLYELARHLGSEQPFYGLQARGLDGESEPFTHLEEIATYYIEAIQRVQPSGPYLLGGHSFGGVVACEMATQLLKQGHEVALLAIIDVVAPIVGNKPNCSDEDEAAYLFDFASYIEYMFSLNLEVSKETLASQSQEEQLNYLKERLIRVNLLPPDAGIRLVRGLAQVYIASLKAHRAYLPSGLQQIPITLFRSSEVDVFEGDTEELTQRRKEPALGWNEFSSTIHIHVVPGNHSTMMQQPHVQVLATQLLSYLEQAQAPLA; encoded by the coding sequence ATGAACCTTAAGCAATTTGTAGCTGAACTCGCCCTAGCTGGTGTGAAGTTGTGGGTCGAAGGCGACCAGTTGCGCGTGCGTGCCCCAAAGGAGGTACTAACACCAGAGGTACGTAATTTACTGGCATTGTATAAGGCAGAGCTTGTAAAGTTGCTGCAAAAAAAGAGCAACGCTAGCGATACTTCCATACCCCAGATACCTGTTTCGCTCCGGAGGAACTTGCCTCTCTCTTTTGCTCAGGAAGGACTGTGGTTCTTGAGTCAGTTGGAGCCAAATAACCCTTTCTACAACGTACCACTAGCTCTGCGACTTCAGGGTTCTCTGAACGTTGTCGCTTTAGAGAAAAGCCTTAACAAGATTATTCAACGTCACGAAGCCTTACGTACCAACTTCACAACAGTTGAGGGGCAACCCGTTCAGATTATTGCTGAAAGCTTGACCTTGAGTGTGCAAGTTTTAGATTTGAGTGAGCTACCTTATCGTGAGAGAGAAATTGCTTGGGGGCTAAAAGCAAGAGCACAAGTCCAGCAACCCTTTGATCTCAGTAGCTCTGGGTTAATTAAAGCTTCTGTGCTGAAGCTAACACAGACAGAACATATCTTACTACTAACAATACACCACATTGTCTGGGATGCTCCTTCAGAGGGCGTATTGGTTAGGGAGTTAGCAGCCTTCTACACAGCCTACTGCAATGACTTGTCTTTAGAGCTACCAGAGCTACCGATTCAGTATGCAGACTTTGCTGTTTGGCAGCGCCAGTGGTTACAGAGAGATGTACTAGAATCTCAACTCGCTTATTGGAAGCAAAAACTTGCGGGTGCGCCATTCGTATTGGAACTGCCAACTGACCGAGTGCGAAAAGCAACTCAAACGTTCCGGGGGGCGTGTTACCGACAAGCACTCTCAAAAGAACTAACAGAGGCTTTGATGATTTTAAGTCAGCGCAAAGGAGTTACTCTGTTTATGACGCTGTTAGCGGCGCAGCAAACATTGCTTTACCTTTATACAGGGCAGACCGATATTTGCGTAGGCACGCCTTACGCAGGCCGCGATCGCGCGGAAATTGAGGGATTGATTGGATTTTTCGTTAATACGCTGGTTCTGCGGACTGATATATCGGGTAATCCGAGTTTTGAAGAGCTACTTTTTCGAGTTCGGAAAGTGGCGTTGGGAGCATACGCTCATCAAGACCTACCGTTTGAGAAGTTAGTAGAACAATTGCAGTCAGCGCGTAACTTAAGCTACACACCGCTGTACCAAGTGAGATTTGCGCTTCACCCACCGATGCAGATAGACCTGGAAGACTTAACGGTGAGTTCAGTAGCGGTAGAAACAGGTACGGCGAAGTTGGATTTGTTTGTAGCTTTCGTCAACACCGACTCTGGACTAATTGGGACGTGGGAATACAATACTGACCTGTTTGATGCCAATAGGATCGCTCGCATGGCCGGACATTTCCAGACCTTACTAGAGGGAATTGTTGCTAATCCTCAACAGAAGGTTTCAGAATTGCCCCTGCTCACAGAGCGAGAGCGACACCAGCTATTAGTAGAGTGGAACAACACCACAAAAGAGTATCCCTTCGATAAGTGTATCCACCAGTTGTTTGAAGAACAGGTTACGCGATCGCCTGATGCCATTGCGGTGGTTTTTGAAGGGGAGCAACTGACCTACCAAGATCTGAACCAACGGGCGAACAGAATAGCACATCACTTGAAAACTCTAGGCGTGGAGGCAGAAGTGCTGGTAGGCATCTGCGTGGAGCGCTCCTTAGAGATGGTAGTGAGCCTGCTTGGCATCCTCAAAGCTGGAGGGGCTTATGTGCCTTTAGACCCATCGTATCCCAAAGAGCGCTTAGCGTTCATGTTGCAAAACTCACAGCCAAAGGTGTTGTTGACTCAGGAGTGCTTGATAACAGAACTACCTGAACATACGGCACAAGTTGTTTGCTTAGATACAGATAGGCATCTCATTGCTCAACACTCAGAAGAAAACTTAAACCAAACAGCAACAGTTGATAATTTAGCCTATGTCATTTATACCTCTGGCTCAACCGGAAAGCCAAAGGGAGTCCAGGTGACACACGCTAATTTGTGTCACTACGCCCAAGCAATGAGTCAAGCACTAGATATCACAGCAGAAGATGTATATTTGCACACCGCATCGATTGCTTTCTCATCTTCTGTCAGACAGTTGATCGTGCCTCTGGCTAGTGGCGCTACTGTCAAAATTGCAACTTCTGAACAGAGAAAAGACCCGATGTCACTATTTGCGACAATTAAACAACATAGTGTGACAGTTATTGATATTGTCCCCTCTTATTGGCGTAACTGCATTCATACACTTGCTAGCTTAGAACCTGGTACGAAACAAGCACTGTTAGATAACAAACTGCGTTTAATTGTGTCGGCGAGCGAACCACTGCTGTCCGATCTTCCTACTCAGTGGACGTTTGGTTTTCAGCACAAAGCACGATTAATCAATATGTTTGGTCAAACTGAGACCTGTGGAATTGTTGCCACTTATCCAATACCGGCACAACAGGATGAGCCAATCAAAATTGTCCCTATCGGTCGCCCGATCGCCAACACACAAATTTATCTGCTCGACTGCCATATGCAACCAGTCCCTGTTGGTGTACCTGGAGAAGTGCATATTGGTGGTTTTGGACTGGCGCGAGGCTACCTCAACCGCCCAGAATTGACAAAAGAAAAGTTCATCCCCAACCCCTTTAGCGAAGAAGAAGGATCACGCCTCTACAAAACCGGGGACAATGCCCGCTACCTTCCAGACGGTAACATTGAGTTCCTTGGTCGGCTGGATCGTCAGGTGAAGATTCGCGGTTTCCGCATTGAACTCGGAGAAATCGAAGCAGCGCTAGCTCAACACCCAGAGGTACGGGAGACAGTAGTTTTAGCAAGGGATGACCAACCAGATAACAAACGACTGGTAGCTTATGTTGTTCCCAACCATGAAGCTCCTGCCACCATTGAACTGCGGCACTTCCTCCAACATAAGCTCCCCGATTACATGGTGCCAGTCGCCTTTGTAATGCTATCAGCGCTACCTCTGTCCCCCAATGGTAAGGTAGACCGTCGCGCCCTCGCAGCACCAGATACGGAACTAAGTAACTCAATTGGCTTTGTCCCTCCCCGTGACACAGTTGAACAGCAACTACAGCAAATTTGGTCAGAGGTTTTGAAGCTTCCCACTGTTGGAGTGAAGGATAACTTCTTTACCTTCGGAGGTCATTCTCTTTTAGCTGTATTCTTAATGGCTCAAATTTCGCGGCACTTTGGGAAAAATCTGCCCATAGCAACGCTTTTCTCTAGCCCAACTATCGAACAGCTAGCTAGTTGTCTTCGATCCGAAACTCATTCCTTGCCTTGGTCTCCTTTGGTAGCAATTCAGTCTGGCAGCGAGAAGCGACCTTTCTTCTTTGTGCCTGGAGTTGGGGGAAATGTGATTTACTTATATGAGCTAGCGCGTCATCTTGGATCTGAGCAACCCTTCTACGGTTTGCAAGCACGGGGACTTGATGGGGAATCAGAGCCTTTTACACACTTGGAAGAGATAGCCACCTACTATATTGAAGCAATACAGAGAGTTCAGCCCTCTGGTCCGTACCTTCTGGGAGGGCATTCGTTTGGAGGTGTAGTTGCCTGTGAGATGGCAACTCAGTTGCTCAAACAGGGGCATGAGGTCGCTCTACTTGCGATTATCGACGTTGTTGCGCCAATTGTTGGTAATAAGCCGAATTGTTCTGATGAAGATGAGGCGGCATATCTTTTTGATTTTGCCAGCTACATTGAATATATGTTCTCCTTAAACTTGGAGGTATCTAAAGAAACTCTCGCTTCCCAATCTCAGGAGGAGCAATTGAACTATCTCAAAGAACGGTTGATACGGGTCAACTTGTTACCCCCTGATGCGGGAATAAGGTTAGTACGGGGGCTAGCGCAAGTATACATTGCGTCCCTAAAAGCTCATCGTGCTTATTTGCCTTCGGGGCTGCAACAGATTCCAATTACTCTTTTCCGTTCTAGCGAGGTTGATGTATTTGAGGGTGATACAGAAGAGTTGACACAAAGGCGAAAAGAACCTGCCTTGGGCTGGAACGAGTTTTCTTCTACTATACACATTCATGTTGTTCCAGGGAACCATAGCACGATGATGCAACAGCCGCACGTACAGGTGTTAGCCACACAACTGCTCTCTTACCTTGAGCAAGCACAGGCTCCATTGGCTTAG
- a CDS encoding type I polyketide synthase: protein MTINNSDIAIIGLSVRFPGADNINAFWQNLLQGIESISFFSDEELKLVERSVLSHPNYVKAGAVLPNIDLFDASFFGYSSKEAELIDPQQRIFLECAWEALESAGYDPGTYKGLVGVYGGSGTNSYLINNIYTNQRFSPSSTFKEPALALGLSLENERDYLPTRVSYKLNLTGPSINIQTACSTSLVAIHMACQSLFNGECDMALAGGVSISVPQKTGYFYQEDMILSPDGHCRAFDAQASGTLFGSGVGIVVLKLLSQAIADGDHIYAVIKGSAINNDGALKLGFTAPSVEGQAAVISDALAIAEIDASTVTYVETHGTGTALGDPIEITALTQAFRKNTDKNGFCAIGSVKTNLGHLDAAAGIAGLIKTVLALKHKCIPPSLHFKQANPKIDFVNSPFYVNTVLSEWQTNGTPRRAGVSSFGMGGTNCHVVLEEAPEKVKSQKSKIKNNRTLHILCLSAKTEKALQELQQRYVAYLKSNSDAKLADICFTANTGRKHFKHRKSFVARSVKEILEQLETGATASREVTSLPEAIAFLFTGQGSQYVNMGRKLYEQAPKFRETLNRCDEILRPYLEQPLLSVLYPDLNAVGENHQSKINETAYTQPALFALEYALFELWKSWGIEPDVVMGHSIGEYVAACVAGVFSLEDGLKLIASRGRLMQALPSDGEMVALLTDEVRAAAAIEPYAQFVSIAAINGSESVVISGGREAINAICTTLETSGIKTKKLNVSHAFHSPLMEPILREFESVAQQVSFSSPRIKFISNVTGTLATEEVSTPEYWCRHILMPVRFAASMESLARMGVEAFVEIGPAPILLGMSRSCLPEEKGLLLPSLRPNQEDWQVLLTSLAELYVHGVPLDWFSFDRDYERRRLSLPTYPFQRQRYWIEAAQDGYPTGTLKRENGTKSQNLHPLLGQQLYLAGTTEIRFESHISQNSPAWVKDHRVFGTTILPGTAYLEMALAAGAFVTKSDKIWLEEVVIQQALILPENEEEKTIQLILTPAGNLVYSFQIFSLTPSFEGENSLPLFSLHASGKLLVKETEVVSDPVDLTAMRAQYTQEISIVAIYRGFQEQHIDFGSSFRGLEQLFAHEGTALGKIRLPEELVQEIGNYQLHPVLLDICTHVCEAISPDEVKQNTYVPVGLDRLRKSGRADTLIWCQAFERSSQGDSKQTISVDFRLLNSSGELIATLEGLQLKQVSQDAMLGNPQSSWNDWLYEVEWRPQARYGLLPDYLPTPEEVSSPLQTQLAQLLAQSSLTVYREALTKLEALSVAYILAALQEMGWSWQQKHRFATNQIASQLGVVSQHQRLLRRLLEILAEVGILQRSGEEWEVISVPEIGDPQNMITSLSYPEAEAEVTLLGRCGLRLAQVLRGEYDPLQLLFPGGDTTTLTQLYQDSPMARLMNSLVQGVVLSAQEQLPQGRGLRILEIGAGTGSTTNYILPHLFSERTEYVFTDIGAFFMAKAQEKFKDYPFIHYQVLDIEKDPQSQGFSPHQYDIIVAANVLHATSDLRASLQYVKQLLAPGGMLVLLEDTAPQRWVDLTFGLTEGWWKFSDYELRSDYPLLSASQWETLLQEIGFEQAVTISPDDIEIPDKKVCLPSAVIVAFSEVKQQVSSPPHRVVLADGQGIGQQLAAHLGSLGENCTLVVPGKEYEQIAPFEFRIDPANPKHFQQLFEALPGVAAIVHLWSLDAPEALIVEDLEAASKLNCGSTLHLVQALVKTYNKLPRLWLVTRGAQAVQGYHLPGIAQSPLWGMGKVIALEHPESKCTTIDLDFQATENEVQNLCEEISQKDTEYQVAFRDQTRYAARLVRHREPSIKGATRLKIPENQPFRLGVSKRGTLENLQLQKTTRLKFPDKIGTQERLSLGSDGTYLITGGLGGLGLLVAQWLVERGAKHLVLLSRSGLNPSVSNRLEKLEQAGACIKVVQADVSDSKQLNRGWSEIERTLPPLRGIIHAAGVLDDGILLQQNWQRFERVLAPKVQGAWNLHSLTQNKSLDFFVLFSSTASLLGNGGQANHAAANAFLDALASYRRMLLLPGLSINWGAWAEVGAAARMGLVEQLSLKGEESIAPQQGLQVLEQLLLAPPIQVGVMPINWSRFLQQRKALSPFFTDLAAEIQQLGFRSTSVTPQEGDSLKKAILSGIPAERQQLLESCITEQVASVLGFSAAKFDRQESLINLGLDSLMAIELRKRLNNEMGVNLPVMKIMEGVSITSLAEVMLEQWALTQIQSASPSAELNDSMEEIAL from the coding sequence ATGACTATTAACAATTCAGACATAGCGATTATCGGTCTGTCAGTCCGGTTCCCAGGCGCAGATAACATCAATGCTTTTTGGCAAAATCTGCTCCAGGGTATAGAATCTATTTCCTTTTTTTCTGATGAGGAATTGAAGCTAGTCGAACGCTCTGTGCTGAGTCACCCCAACTACGTTAAAGCTGGCGCTGTTTTGCCCAACATCGACTTGTTTGACGCTTCCTTCTTTGGGTACAGCAGCAAAGAAGCCGAACTAATCGACCCCCAACAACGTATTTTCTTGGAATGCGCTTGGGAAGCTTTAGAAAGTGCTGGCTACGACCCAGGAACCTATAAGGGATTGGTGGGGGTTTATGGGGGTTCGGGCACGAACAGTTACCTAATCAACAATATCTATACCAACCAGCGCTTTTCTCCAAGTAGCACTTTCAAAGAACCAGCCCTAGCTCTTGGGCTGAGCTTGGAGAATGAGAGAGATTATCTGCCCACACGCGTCTCATATAAACTGAATCTAACCGGACCTTCCATTAACATTCAAACCGCTTGTTCAACTTCACTGGTGGCGATTCATATGGCTTGCCAGAGTTTGTTCAATGGTGAATGTGACATGGCACTTGCGGGAGGCGTGAGCATTTCGGTTCCCCAAAAGACTGGGTATTTTTACCAAGAAGACATGATTCTTTCTCCCGACGGACACTGTCGCGCCTTTGATGCACAAGCTAGCGGAACTCTATTCGGCAGTGGAGTCGGAATTGTTGTCTTGAAGTTGCTGAGCCAAGCAATTGCCGATGGCGATCACATCTATGCTGTGATCAAAGGGTCAGCCATTAATAATGATGGAGCTTTGAAACTGGGCTTTACGGCTCCCAGTGTAGAGGGACAGGCAGCAGTCATCTCCGATGCACTGGCGATCGCTGAAATTGATGCGAGTACGGTGACGTATGTAGAAACCCACGGAACTGGAACGGCTCTGGGTGACCCCATTGAAATCACCGCGCTGACACAAGCTTTTCGCAAGAATACCGATAAAAATGGCTTTTGTGCAATTGGTTCGGTTAAAACAAATTTAGGACATCTCGATGCAGCAGCGGGTATAGCGGGTCTGATTAAAACGGTACTGGCTCTTAAACATAAATGCATACCACCCAGTCTACATTTTAAACAAGCCAATCCCAAGATTGATTTTGTCAACAGTCCTTTTTATGTCAATACAGTGCTATCAGAATGGCAAACCAATGGAACTCCTCGCCGCGCTGGAGTTAGTTCGTTTGGCATGGGAGGTACCAATTGCCATGTTGTTCTGGAAGAAGCACCTGAAAAAGTCAAAAGTCAAAAGTCAAAAATCAAAAATAACCGGACGTTGCATATTCTGTGCTTGTCGGCAAAAACCGAGAAGGCTTTGCAGGAACTGCAACAGCGTTATGTAGCTTATCTGAAATCTAATTCAGACGCCAAGCTTGCAGATATTTGTTTCACCGCCAACACTGGGCGCAAGCATTTTAAGCATAGAAAATCATTTGTCGCGCGATCTGTCAAGGAGATTTTGGAGCAATTGGAGACTGGTGCAACGGCATCACGGGAAGTAACCTCATTACCAGAGGCGATTGCTTTCCTGTTTACAGGCCAAGGGTCGCAGTATGTCAATATGGGACGCAAACTCTACGAACAAGCACCAAAGTTTCGGGAAACCCTGAATCGCTGCGATGAAATACTGCGTCCTTATCTAGAACAACCTTTACTCTCAGTTCTCTATCCAGACCTTAACGCAGTAGGGGAGAATCATCAATCCAAAATCAACGAAACTGCTTATACTCAACCTGCCTTATTTGCTCTGGAATATGCCTTGTTTGAGTTATGGAAATCTTGGGGCATAGAACCTGATGTAGTCATGGGTCATAGTATCGGGGAATATGTCGCTGCCTGTGTCGCTGGAGTCTTCAGCTTGGAAGATGGCTTGAAACTGATTGCTTCTAGGGGGCGTCTAATGCAAGCACTACCATCTGATGGCGAGATGGTAGCGCTATTAACAGATGAGGTACGGGCTGCTGCTGCAATTGAACCCTACGCTCAATTCGTCTCAATTGCTGCCATTAATGGGTCAGAGAGTGTTGTCATATCCGGTGGGCGAGAAGCGATAAACGCCATCTGTACTACCCTGGAAACATCTGGAATCAAAACCAAGAAATTAAATGTCTCTCATGCTTTCCACTCACCCTTGATGGAGCCAATCTTGAGGGAATTTGAGTCGGTAGCTCAACAAGTAAGCTTTTCTTCCCCACGGATTAAGTTTATTTCCAATGTTACTGGCACCCTAGCGACAGAAGAAGTATCAACTCCAGAATATTGGTGTCGTCACATCTTGATGCCAGTCAGATTTGCCGCTAGTATGGAAAGCCTCGCACGAATGGGTGTAGAAGCCTTCGTGGAAATCGGGCCTGCACCAATTTTATTGGGAATGAGTCGCTCTTGCCTGCCCGAGGAGAAAGGACTGTTGCTGCCCAGTTTGCGCCCCAATCAAGAGGATTGGCAGGTGCTATTAACCAGTTTAGCAGAACTATACGTACATGGAGTTCCACTAGACTGGTTTAGCTTTGATCGAGATTATGAGCGTCGTCGCTTGTCACTCCCAACCTATCCCTTTCAACGACAGCGCTATTGGATAGAGGCGGCACAGGACGGATATCCAACGGGAACACTTAAGCGAGAAAATGGAACCAAGAGCCAAAACCTTCACCCATTGCTCGGTCAACAGTTATATTTAGCCGGCACAACTGAAATTCGTTTTGAATCTCACATTAGCCAAAACTCACCAGCTTGGGTAAAAGACCATCGCGTTTTTGGCACAACCATTTTGCCAGGAACAGCTTATTTAGAAATGGCTTTGGCAGCTGGGGCTTTTGTTACCAAATCGGACAAGATTTGGCTAGAAGAAGTCGTCATTCAACAAGCGCTGATTCTGCCAGAAAACGAGGAAGAAAAAACCATCCAGTTAATTCTCACTCCAGCGGGGAATTTAGTGTATTCCTTCCAGATTTTTAGCCTCACTCCCTCTTTTGAGGGAGAAAATAGCTTGCCATTGTTTTCACTCCATGCCTCGGGCAAACTGCTGGTCAAAGAAACAGAGGTAGTATCTGATCCCGTGGACTTAACGGCAATGCGGGCGCAATACACCCAAGAGATTTCAATCGTTGCCATATACCGAGGGTTTCAAGAACAGCATATTGATTTTGGTTCCAGCTTCAGGGGGCTGGAACAGCTCTTTGCACATGAAGGAACTGCGCTGGGTAAAATTAGGCTGCCGGAAGAATTGGTTCAAGAAATAGGAAACTATCAGTTACACCCAGTTTTGTTGGACATCTGCACACACGTTTGTGAAGCCATCTCCCCTGACGAGGTGAAACAAAATACCTACGTGCCTGTGGGTTTAGACCGCCTGCGTAAGAGCGGTCGTGCCGATACCCTGATCTGGTGTCAGGCTTTTGAGCGGTCTTCACAAGGGGACAGCAAACAGACAATTAGCGTTGATTTTCGCCTGTTAAACTCGTCAGGAGAGCTAATTGCTACTCTAGAAGGTCTGCAATTAAAGCAAGTTAGCCAGGACGCGATGTTAGGTAACCCACAGTCATCCTGGAACGATTGGCTTTATGAAGTGGAGTGGCGACCCCAGGCACGTTATGGTCTTTTACCAGATTACCTGCCTACTCCAGAAGAAGTTAGCTCACCCCTCCAGACCCAGTTAGCTCAGTTGCTTGCCCAGTCAAGTTTGACAGTTTATAGGGAAGCCTTGACAAAGCTGGAGGCTTTAAGTGTCGCTTACATCCTTGCGGCTTTGCAAGAAATGGGATGGTCGTGGCAACAAAAGCATCGTTTTGCTACAAACCAAATAGCTTCGCAGTTGGGTGTGGTTAGTCAACACCAAAGACTGCTACGTCGTCTTCTGGAAATCTTAGCTGAAGTTGGAATTCTGCAAAGAAGTGGCGAAGAGTGGGAAGTCATCTCGGTTCCTGAGATTGGCGACCCCCAGAATATGATAACTTCCTTGTCCTACCCAGAGGCAGAAGCAGAGGTAACCCTACTCGGACGTTGCGGACTAAGACTTGCTCAAGTACTTCGGGGAGAGTATGACCCACTACAGCTATTATTCCCCGGAGGAGATACGACTACACTCACTCAGCTGTATCAAGACTCTCCAATGGCACGGTTGATGAATAGCTTAGTACAAGGAGTCGTGTTATCAGCCCAAGAGCAGTTGCCTCAAGGACGTGGTCTAAGGATTTTAGAGATTGGGGCGGGTACTGGCAGTACAACTAACTACATCCTGCCGCACCTTTTTAGCGAGCGGACAGAGTATGTCTTTACCGATATCGGAGCCTTTTTCATGGCTAAAGCGCAGGAGAAGTTTAAAGATTACCCGTTTATCCACTATCAAGTTTTAGATATTGAAAAAGACCCACAGTCTCAAGGATTTTCACCGCATCAGTATGATATAATTGTGGCAGCAAATGTGCTGCACGCCACCAGCGATTTGCGTGCTTCTTTGCAATATGTAAAGCAATTGTTGGCTCCAGGGGGTATGCTGGTGCTTCTTGAGGATACTGCTCCCCAGCGTTGGGTGGATCTAACATTTGGGTTAACAGAAGGGTGGTGGAAATTTAGCGATTATGAGTTACGCTCTGACTATCCCTTGTTGAGCGCCTCCCAGTGGGAGACATTATTACAGGAGATTGGTTTTGAACAAGCCGTAACCATTTCGCCTGATGATATCGAGATACCCGATAAAAAAGTTTGTTTGCCTTCGGCGGTAATTGTCGCTTTCTCTGAAGTTAAGCAACAGGTAAGTTCGCCGCCTCACAGGGTCGTTTTGGCTGATGGTCAAGGAATAGGTCAACAGTTAGCAGCACACTTGGGATCTCTTGGAGAGAATTGTACGTTAGTAGTTCCGGGCAAAGAGTACGAACAGATAGCCCCCTTTGAGTTCAGGATAGACCCAGCTAATCCAAAGCATTTTCAGCAGCTATTTGAAGCTTTGCCGGGAGTAGCCGCAATAGTACATCTGTGGAGCTTAGATGCGCCGGAAGCTTTGATAGTAGAAGACTTAGAAGCTGCCTCAAAGCTAAACTGCGGTAGTACCTTGCACTTAGTCCAAGCGTTGGTCAAGACTTATAATAAGTTACCGCGCCTGTGGTTAGTTACCCGTGGAGCGCAAGCGGTGCAAGGATATCATCTTCCAGGAATAGCTCAATCTCCCTTATGGGGTATGGGGAAGGTCATTGCGCTAGAACACCCCGAATCGAAATGCACCACGATCGATTTAGACTTTCAAGCAACGGAAAATGAGGTGCAAAACCTATGTGAGGAAATCTCCCAGAAGGATACAGAATATCAAGTCGCTTTTCGAGACCAAACTCGCTATGCAGCCAGACTCGTGCGCCATCGTGAGCCTAGTATCAAGGGAGCAACTCGGTTAAAAATTCCAGAAAACCAACCGTTTCGACTAGGAGTCTCTAAGCGAGGAACTCTAGAGAACTTGCAACTGCAAAAAACAACACGCCTCAAGTTCCCGGACAAAATTGGGACACAAGAGCGTCTGTCTTTAGGCAGCGATGGCACTTATCTGATTACTGGCGGTTTAGGAGGACTGGGATTACTGGTAGCGCAGTGGCTAGTCGAACGGGGGGCAAAACACTTAGTTTTGCTCAGCCGTAGCGGACTCAATCCGAGTGTGAGTAATCGATTGGAAAAATTGGAGCAAGCTGGTGCTTGTATCAAGGTAGTCCAGGCAGATGTGTCTGACAGCAAACAACTGAATCGAGGCTGGAGTGAGATTGAGCGAACATTACCGCCGTTGCGCGGAATTATCCACGCTGCTGGCGTTTTAGATGACGGCATACTCCTACAACAGAATTGGCAGCGCTTCGAGCGGGTTTTAGCGCCCAAAGTGCAAGGAGCGTGGAATTTACATAGTTTAACCCAGAATAAGTCTTTAGACTTCTTTGTGTTGTTCTCCTCTACCGCGTCCTTGCTGGGTAACGGAGGTCAGGCGAATCACGCGGCGGCAAACGCTTTTCTGGATGCACTAGCATCTTATCGTCGGATGCTTTTACTGCCGGGTTTGAGTATCAATTGGGGGGCTTGGGCAGAAGTAGGAGCAGCGGCGAGAATGGGGCTAGTGGAGCAGTTAAGCCTCAAAGGAGAGGAAAGCATCGCTCCACAACAGGGATTGCAGGTTTTGGAGCAGTTGTTGCTAGCTCCACCTATCCAAGTGGGAGTCATGCCTATTAACTGGTCGAGATTTTTGCAACAGCGAAAGGCGTTGTCGCCGTTTTTCACCGATTTGGCAGCAGAAATTCAGCAATTGGGTTTCCGGTCTACATCTGTGACACCACAGGAGGGAGATTCCCTGAAGAAGGCTATCCTGTCTGGAATACCAGCGGAACGCCAGCAGTTGTTGGAATCTTGCATTACAGAACAAGTAGCGAGCGTATTAGGATTTTCTGCTGCTAAGTTTGATAGGCAAGAATCGCTGATTAATCTGGGACTTGACTCTTTAATGGCGATCGAGTTGAGAAAGAGGCTCAATAATGAGATGGGGGTAAACTTGCCTGTTATGAAAATCATGGAGGGTGTGAGCATTACCTCTCTAGCAGAGGTAATGTTAGAGCAATGGGCATTGACTCAGATCCAGTCAGCGTCCCCATCCGCTGAACTCAATGACAGTATGGAGGAAATCGCTCTATGA